From Pseudonocardia autotrophica, one genomic window encodes:
- a CDS encoding TetR/AcrR family transcriptional regulator has product MATTDTRAGAQAPRRGRPQGHGPGFEARRAEVVDIATTLFAERGYSGTSVSDLTAATGMGKGALYRYIESKENLLVEISARVMGPLVERTHEVCALDESPLVKLRLISEAILAGIAERPDSVWVYEHDYRYLTGTNRTRFLAQRSAFEEPLLELGRDAVARGLFRDTDVRLLMFQFFNLHKQVAQWFHRGGGWSPEELSREYCRTLFNGFAADSTDFADVERRVANLRH; this is encoded by the coding sequence ATGGCGACGACGGATACGCGAGCCGGCGCGCAGGCGCCACGGCGCGGCCGTCCGCAGGGGCACGGCCCGGGCTTCGAGGCGCGTCGGGCGGAAGTCGTCGACATCGCGACGACGCTGTTCGCCGAGCGCGGGTACTCCGGCACCTCGGTGAGCGACCTGACCGCCGCGACGGGCATGGGAAAGGGCGCGCTCTACCGGTACATCGAGTCGAAGGAGAACCTGCTCGTCGAGATCTCGGCACGGGTGATGGGCCCGCTCGTGGAGCGGACCCACGAGGTCTGCGCGCTCGACGAGTCGCCGCTGGTCAAGCTGAGATTGATCTCGGAGGCCATCCTGGCCGGTATCGCCGAGCGTCCCGACTCGGTCTGGGTCTACGAGCACGACTACCGCTACCTGACCGGCACCAACCGGACCCGTTTCCTCGCCCAGCGCAGCGCCTTCGAGGAGCCGCTGCTCGAACTCGGACGCGACGCGGTGGCACGAGGCCTGTTCCGGGACACCGACGTGCGGCTGCTGATGTTCCAGTTCTTCAATCTCCACAAACAGGTCGCCCAGTGGTTCCACCGCGGCGGCGGCTGGAGCCCGGAGGAGCTGTCCCGCGAGTACTGCCGCACGCTGTTCAACGGGTTCGCCGCGGACTCCACGGACTTCGCCGACGTCGAGCGGCGGGTCGCGAACCTGAGGCACTGA